In Methylobacterium aquaticum, the following are encoded in one genomic region:
- a CDS encoding glycoside hydrolase family 108 protein, producing the protein MAATSFERALSLVLTHEGGWSDDPADPGGATNLGVTIGTLSLWLGRPATRAEVRALTPETVAPLYRRRFWDAIQGDALPAGLDVALFDFAVNSGPRRAVIGLQRVLGIADDGRLGPVTLAALRGRDVAALVDAVSDGRLSFLRALSTWPRFGRGWGRRVEEVRAAALAFHAAPDRPAAPSTCPACGKPVAA; encoded by the coding sequence ATGGCCGCGACGAGTTTCGAGCGGGCGCTTTCGCTCGTCCTGACACATGAGGGCGGATGGTCGGACGACCCGGCCGACCCGGGAGGGGCGACGAATCTCGGCGTCACGATCGGCACGCTCAGCCTGTGGCTCGGCCGGCCGGCGACACGCGCCGAGGTGCGGGCGCTGACACCGGAGACCGTCGCCCCGCTCTACCGGCGCCGGTTCTGGGACGCGATCCAGGGCGACGCGCTGCCGGCCGGACTCGATGTCGCGCTGTTCGACTTCGCGGTGAATAGCGGACCGCGCCGGGCGGTGATCGGGCTGCAACGGGTGCTCGGGATCGCCGACGACGGCCGGCTCGGGCCGGTCACGCTGGCGGCGCTCCGGGGCCGGGACGTGGCGGCGCTGGTCGACGCCGTGAGCGACGGGCGGCTGTCGTTCCTGCGGGCGCTCTCGACCTGGCCGCGCTTCGGCCGCGGCTGGGGCCGGCGGGTCGAGGAGGTGCGCGCTGCCGCCCTCGCGTTCCACGCCGCCCCGGACCGGCCCGCAGCGCCATCCACCTGTCCCGCCTGCGGCAAGCCCGTCGCAGCCTGA